From the Salinimicrobium tongyeongense genome, one window contains:
- a CDS encoding ferredoxin reductase family protein produces MLSYQLIARPRWGGAKKDRPGKFIFWGVALLAIPLWMLSYPATTVKHNATPILVYASQLFSLTGFALFALSLMLTCRFNFLETWFGGLDKVYKMHRRMGKVAFFLILAHPVLLALRWIPQDVSKALWYLFPLHRRLEIDLGSWALWGMTLLIIFTLLIKIPYHRWKLSHKFMGFFFILGVAHIFFQGLFFSENVLLGLYLSLLSAGGIAAWLYKSVLFDLVKRKSLYSVSELKYLNDSIIEIELEPKKEHQSLYRPGQFYFFSFLSEDLTAESHPFTLCDRHSDGKLKIMVKSLGDYTHRLYALLKPNTPALLEGPYGRFCLDTARKQQLWLAGGVGIAPFLSWANYLLKQPDENLHVNLYYCVKNFAAANQLSTFEALEKKMPHFHLKVISRETGDYFHAKDHPEIMHSDIFICGPKRMRKTICKELKSLKVPAASIHTEEFDFD; encoded by the coding sequence ATGTTATCCTACCAACTCATAGCCAGGCCCAGATGGGGAGGGGCGAAAAAAGATAGGCCGGGAAAATTCATTTTTTGGGGAGTTGCCCTGCTGGCAATTCCGCTTTGGATGCTCTCCTACCCCGCAACTACGGTAAAACATAATGCCACTCCAATACTCGTTTATGCAAGCCAGCTTTTTTCGCTCACCGGCTTTGCCCTTTTTGCCCTCAGCTTGATGCTCACCTGCCGCTTTAATTTTCTCGAAACCTGGTTTGGCGGACTCGACAAGGTCTATAAAATGCACCGCCGCATGGGCAAAGTTGCTTTTTTCCTAATTCTGGCCCATCCAGTGCTGCTGGCACTAAGATGGATTCCGCAGGATGTTTCCAAAGCGCTCTGGTACCTCTTCCCGCTTCACCGGCGCCTTGAAATAGACCTGGGGAGCTGGGCCCTGTGGGGAATGACCCTACTCATAATCTTCACCCTCTTAATAAAGATCCCATACCACAGGTGGAAGCTCTCGCATAAATTCATGGGCTTTTTCTTCATTTTAGGCGTAGCGCACATCTTTTTTCAGGGATTGTTTTTTTCTGAAAATGTGCTCTTAGGGCTTTACCTCAGCCTGCTTTCGGCCGGCGGGATAGCCGCCTGGCTGTATAAATCGGTTTTATTTGACCTGGTAAAAAGAAAGTCGCTGTATTCGGTAAGCGAACTCAAATATCTTAATGACAGCATTATTGAAATTGAACTTGAGCCAAAAAAAGAACACCAAAGCCTCTACCGCCCCGGCCAGTTCTATTTCTTCTCATTTCTTTCTGAAGATCTTACGGCAGAAAGCCATCCTTTCACCCTGTGTGATCGCCACAGTGACGGAAAATTAAAGATTATGGTAAAATCTTTGGGCGATTACACCCACCGGCTCTATGCCCTTTTAAAACCCAATACCCCCGCTTTACTTGAAGGCCCCTACGGAAGGTTTTGCCTTGATACTGCCCGAAAACAGCAGCTGTGGCTGGCCGGTGGCGTGGGCATTGCACCTTTTTTGAGCTGGGCCAATTACCTGCTCAAGCAACCCGATGAAAATTTACACGTAAATTTATACTACTGTGTGAAAAATTTTGCAGCAGCCAACCAGCTTTCTACTTTTGAAGCCCTTGAGAAAAAAATGCCGCATTTTCATCTTAAAGTGATCTCCCGGGAAACCGGGGATTATTTTCATGCCAAAGATCATCCCGAAATTATGCACAGCGATATTTTCATCTGCGGCCCCAAACGAATGCGGAAAACTATTTGTAAAGAATTAAAAAGCCTTAAAGTACCTGCTGCAAGCATACATACTGAAGAATTCGATTTTGACTAA
- a CDS encoding manganese catalase family protein — MFYHDGKLQYEVKVDKPDPQFAKMLQQAIGGVEGEMRVCLQYLFQAWNMRGPAKYKDMLLDTGTEEMAHIEMLATAVALNLEGAPNELKDKVAGDSPFMEQVMGGANPRHILSSGLGAMATDSCGVPFNGSWIVGSGNMAADMYANVMAESTGRTLAARLWKSTSDKGMRDMLSFLLARDTMHQNQWLAVLEETGGLKGAHPIPNSFPQDEENHDFNYTFISTKIDGESEAKGRWSEGESLDGKGQFKFEKARPYGKKPHLGAASPSGFAQKEQMEEGFTDKIKDVFKK, encoded by the coding sequence ATGTTTTATCATGATGGAAAGCTTCAGTATGAAGTAAAAGTAGACAAACCCGATCCGCAATTCGCAAAAATGCTTCAACAGGCTATTGGCGGAGTAGAAGGGGAAATGCGCGTATGCCTGCAATACCTTTTTCAGGCCTGGAATATGAGAGGCCCTGCAAAGTATAAGGATATGTTGCTGGACACCGGTACAGAAGAGATGGCGCATATTGAAATGCTTGCTACTGCTGTTGCCCTCAACCTAGAAGGGGCGCCAAATGAGCTGAAGGATAAAGTAGCCGGAGACAGTCCATTTATGGAACAGGTCATGGGAGGCGCTAACCCAAGGCACATACTTTCTTCAGGTCTGGGAGCAATGGCTACCGATAGTTGTGGTGTGCCATTCAACGGTTCGTGGATAGTAGGATCGGGGAATATGGCGGCCGACATGTACGCCAACGTCATGGCCGAATCAACCGGAAGAACCCTTGCAGCAAGGTTGTGGAAGTCAACTTCAGATAAAGGAATGAGAGACATGCTGTCTTTTCTCCTGGCCAGAGACACCATGCACCAAAACCAGTGGCTCGCCGTACTAGAAGAAACCGGCGGACTTAAAGGGGCGCACCCAATACCAAACAGTTTTCCGCAGGACGAAGAGAACCACGACTTCAATTATACCTTTATTTCAACCAAAATTGATGGTGAAAGTGAAGCAAAAGGTAGATGGAGTGAGGGGGAATCCCTTGACGGGAAAGGACAGTTTAAGTTTGAAAAAGCACGCCCTTACGGAAAGAAACCACACCTGGGCGCTGCCTCCCCTTCAGGTTTTGCTCAAAAAGAGCAAATGGAAGAAGGCTTTACAGACAAGATTAAAGATGTCTTCAAAAAATAA
- a CDS encoding TonB-dependent receptor: MYQKYYIIFLFMLMATFGFGQATGNIEGNVITGNGNPIANANVNIVGTSLGSETNRNGEFVIKGVPQGSYTLRISYVGYGNKDLAFSVQAGQTTSIPVVILRNNEEDLDEVVVTGNANINSFARAKSEYVAKLPLKDIENPQVYNTITGELLEQQVVTSFDDALKNAPGITKLWESTGRGGDGAGYYSIRGFAVQPTLVNGLPGLTNASPDPANIERIEVIKGPSGTLYGSSLISYGGLINIVTKKPYDYFGGSVSYTMGSFGMNRVTADVNMPLDEDGDVALRVNTAYEKQNSYQDLGFSESFFVAPALSYKVNDRLSFLVNTEFYTSETTNPVMLFLDRGAPVSATSMDELGYDPNRSYTSNDLSLKNPNYSLQGQMEYKISDDWTSQTVFSRSSSKAQGYYSYLYETTRFYMGRTEVEGSVTNLDEGFVFTRYMNNQNSTTLTSDIQQNFIGDFNLGDLRNRVVVGLDYFNRKTIDNSSGYIANGNVYIGDASLQNVNESVFGRFDPANYVRNNDSGLLSEASVNDLLSGVALNNSTITEEVYSAYISNVLNITPKISAMASLRIDQFEGENNSQTALSPKFGLVYQPVLERVSVFANYMDGFSNVDPREQGNPAEGATTTVSFDPERAKQLEVGTKLNLVKDRVSASLSYYDIEVSNIVTEAVDRPFFYVQDGKQFSRGFEASITATPVDRLNIIAGYSYNESELEETGLRPETAGPKNLANLWASYSFAGKLDGFGLGFGGNYADENMIFNRNLGTFTLSSYTVLNAAVFYNAEKFSVNLKLNNLSDEEYYSGWSTINPQTPRNFAASFTYKF, encoded by the coding sequence ATGTATCAGAAATACTACATCATTTTTCTGTTTATGCTCATGGCCACCTTCGGCTTTGGCCAGGCAACAGGAAACATTGAAGGAAATGTTATTACCGGCAACGGCAACCCCATTGCCAACGCTAATGTGAATATTGTAGGCACAAGCCTGGGTTCAGAAACCAACAGGAACGGCGAATTTGTTATTAAAGGAGTTCCGCAGGGAAGTTATACACTGCGTATTTCTTATGTGGGGTATGGGAACAAAGATCTGGCATTTTCGGTTCAGGCCGGACAAACCACCTCGATCCCGGTTGTTATATTGAGAAATAACGAAGAGGATCTTGATGAAGTAGTGGTTACCGGAAACGCCAACATCAACAGCTTTGCCCGGGCAAAAAGCGAATATGTGGCGAAACTTCCTTTAAAGGATATTGAGAACCCGCAGGTGTACAATACCATCACGGGAGAATTGCTTGAGCAGCAGGTGGTCACTTCGTTTGATGATGCCCTGAAGAATGCCCCCGGGATCACAAAGCTTTGGGAGTCTACAGGTAGGGGAGGCGATGGTGCCGGATATTACTCAATAAGGGGTTTTGCCGTACAGCCTACTTTGGTGAACGGCCTGCCTGGTTTGACCAATGCGAGCCCCGATCCAGCCAATATTGAGAGGATAGAGGTGATTAAAGGCCCTTCGGGAACCCTTTACGGAAGCAGCCTTATCTCTTATGGTGGATTAATTAATATAGTGACAAAAAAACCATACGATTACTTTGGCGGAAGTGTTTCGTACACTATGGGTAGCTTCGGAATGAACCGGGTGACCGCCGATGTGAACATGCCGCTTGACGAAGATGGAGATGTGGCTTTGCGCGTAAACACGGCATACGAAAAACAAAACAGCTATCAGGATCTGGGCTTCAGCGAATCTTTCTTTGTGGCCCCTGCCTTGAGCTATAAAGTGAATGATCGTTTGTCGTTCCTGGTAAATACCGAATTCTATACTTCTGAAACCACCAATCCTGTGATGTTGTTCCTTGACAGGGGCGCGCCGGTGAGTGCTACAAGTATGGATGAGCTGGGCTATGATCCCAATCGTTCTTACACCAGCAACGACCTTAGCCTAAAAAACCCGAATTACAGCCTGCAGGGGCAAATGGAATACAAAATATCTGACGACTGGACGTCTCAGACCGTTTTTTCCAGAAGCTCTTCCAAAGCTCAGGGTTACTACTCCTATTTGTATGAAACCACCCGTTTCTATATGGGCCGTACCGAGGTAGAAGGTTCGGTGACCAACCTGGATGAAGGTTTTGTTTTTACCCGCTACATGAATAACCAAAACTCTACTACGTTAACAAGCGATATTCAGCAAAACTTTATAGGCGATTTCAATCTAGGCGATTTGAGAAACCGCGTTGTGGTAGGGCTTGATTACTTCAACAGGAAAACTATCGACAACAGTTCTGGTTATATTGCCAACGGAAATGTTTACATAGGAGATGCAAGCCTTCAAAATGTGAATGAGAGTGTGTTTGGAAGGTTTGACCCCGCCAACTATGTAAGGAATAATGACAGCGGGTTGCTTTCTGAAGCCTCTGTGAATGACCTGCTTTCAGGAGTGGCACTAAACAATTCTACAATTACTGAAGAAGTGTACAGCGCATATATTTCCAATGTGTTGAACATTACCCCAAAAATTTCTGCAATGGCCAGCCTGAGGATTGACCAGTTTGAGGGCGAAAATAACAGCCAGACCGCCCTTTCGCCAAAATTCGGACTTGTTTATCAGCCAGTTCTTGAGAGGGTTTCGGTTTTTGCGAACTATATGGATGGTTTCAGCAATGTAGATCCGCGAGAGCAGGGAAATCCTGCAGAGGGGGCTACCACTACCGTGAGTTTTGATCCTGAGAGGGCCAAGCAGCTGGAGGTGGGAACCAAATTAAACCTTGTTAAAGACCGCGTTTCGGCAAGCCTTAGCTACTATGATATTGAAGTTTCTAACATAGTGACAGAAGCTGTTGACAGGCCGTTCTTCTACGTGCAGGACGGGAAGCAGTTCAGCCGTGGTTTTGAGGCCAGTATTACAGCCACTCCCGTTGACAGATTAAATATTATTGCCGGGTACAGCTATAATGAAAGTGAATTGGAAGAAACCGGTTTACGTCCGGAAACTGCGGGTCCCAAGAATTTGGCAAACCTGTGGGCGAGCTATAGCTTTGCAGGGAAACTTGATGGCTTTGGCCTTGGTTTTGGAGGAAACTATGCAGATGAGAACATGATCTTCAACCGAAACCTCGGGACTTTTACCCTGTCTTCTTATACCGTTCTTAATGCAGCGGTTTTCTACAACGCAGAGAAGTTTTCGGTCAACCTGAAGCTGAACAACCTTAGCGATGAAGAATATTACAGCGGCTGGTCTACGATCAACCCGCAAACGCCAAGAAATTTTGCGGCGAGCTTTACCTATAAGTTCTAG
- a CDS encoding type III pantothenate kinase: MNLVVDIGNTIAKLAVFQQDEIIKKTSAGKSDLNKKISEFLKLHPQIRNLVVSNVSSVKWELPEGAEKSVRVLELSAETFLPFKNSYGTPATLGNDRKALIAAAVKQYAGENVLVIDAGTCITYDFKTAREEYLGGAISPGLKMRFLALNNFTSNLPLVEAGEGHELIGDSTTSSISSGVVNGTLMEIEGIIGKYKEKYANLICIITGGDATFLSGNLKNGIFANSNFLLEGLNFILEFNIDQ; this comes from the coding sequence ATGAATCTTGTTGTTGATATAGGAAATACCATTGCTAAACTTGCTGTTTTTCAGCAGGATGAAATTATTAAGAAAACTTCGGCCGGGAAAAGCGACCTGAATAAAAAAATTTCTGAGTTCCTCAAACTTCATCCGCAAATCCGGAATTTGGTGGTTTCTAACGTGTCTTCAGTAAAATGGGAGCTTCCTGAAGGAGCTGAAAAATCGGTCAGAGTCCTGGAGCTTTCCGCAGAAACATTTTTGCCTTTTAAGAACAGCTATGGAACGCCTGCTACTTTGGGGAACGACCGCAAGGCTTTAATTGCTGCTGCCGTTAAGCAGTATGCAGGTGAAAACGTGCTCGTGATAGATGCCGGTACCTGCATTACCTACGACTTTAAAACCGCCAGAGAAGAATACCTGGGCGGTGCAATATCTCCGGGCTTAAAAATGCGTTTTTTGGCACTAAATAATTTTACGTCAAATCTTCCGTTAGTAGAAGCAGGAGAAGGGCATGAATTGATTGGCGATTCCACCACATCCTCAATAAGTTCGGGCGTGGTGAACGGCACGCTTATGGAAATTGAGGGCATAATTGGCAAGTATAAAGAAAAATATGCCAATTTAATATGCATAATTACCGGTGGAGATGCAACTTTCTTGTCTGGAAACTTAAAAAATGGCATATTTGCGAACTCCAATTTCTTGTTGGAGGGTTTAAATTTTATTCTCGAATTTAATATCGATCAATGA
- a CDS encoding outer membrane beta-barrel protein: MTKRLLIIVFILFSVITTAQERTSSPYSFYGLGLNTFKGTVENRSMGGLGIFSDSIHVNLQNPASLGRLRLTAYTVGLSGSSVEMKNDDASETAKSSSLDYLAVGIPTGKLGFAFGLVPYSSVGYNIDDIDQEAGIGYRYTGKGGLNRVFLAAGYAINPNLSIGVDASYNFGNIQNKSILVREGVQYSSREINRSDLSGFTYKIGLDYERMLNENLQLKFGAHYTPETTLKTDNQSELATILLGVEGREVTVDRQDISSPNTDFELPSSLSIGAGVGRPQKWFLGGEFTTTGAGDYSNRAFAIEGASFEQASGYRLGGYFIPNYNSLTSYFSRIVYRGGLRMEETGLHLNGESIDEFGIAFGLGLPAGRMLTNINLGFEYGQRGTTSNGLIQENFFNAMISLSLSDRWFIKRRFE; encoded by the coding sequence ATGACAAAACGATTGTTAATAATCGTATTCATTTTATTTTCAGTGATTACGACCGCTCAGGAGCGAACTTCCTCACCTTATTCTTTTTACGGGCTGGGATTAAATACCTTCAAAGGTACCGTAGAAAACAGATCAATGGGTGGTCTTGGCATTTTTTCAGATAGTATACATGTTAACCTGCAAAACCCGGCCTCCCTGGGCAGGCTTAGATTGACAGCCTACACGGTTGGTTTAAGCGGCAGTTCGGTTGAAATGAAGAATGATGATGCTTCTGAAACTGCTAAATCCAGCTCCCTTGACTACCTGGCTGTGGGGATTCCCACCGGCAAATTGGGTTTTGCTTTTGGATTGGTGCCCTACTCATCTGTAGGTTATAATATTGATGATATAGACCAGGAAGCCGGGATAGGTTACAGGTACACGGGTAAAGGCGGCCTTAACCGCGTTTTTCTTGCTGCGGGTTACGCGATCAACCCTAACCTCAGTATTGGGGTAGATGCCAGTTATAACTTCGGAAATATTCAGAATAAAAGCATATTGGTGCGCGAAGGAGTGCAGTATAGTTCCCGGGAGATAAACCGAAGCGATCTTAGTGGTTTTACTTATAAAATCGGGCTTGATTACGAGAGAATGCTCAATGAAAACCTGCAGTTAAAGTTTGGGGCGCACTATACGCCTGAAACCACGCTTAAAACCGATAATCAAAGTGAACTTGCAACCATTTTGCTGGGAGTTGAAGGCCGGGAAGTTACGGTTGACAGGCAGGATATTTCTTCGCCCAATACAGATTTTGAACTCCCCTCAAGCCTTAGTATAGGAGCAGGGGTGGGCAGGCCTCAAAAATGGTTTTTAGGAGGGGAATTTACTACCACCGGTGCGGGAGATTACAGCAACCGTGCCTTTGCCATAGAGGGGGCTTCATTTGAGCAGGCTTCAGGCTACAGGCTGGGAGGCTATTTCATTCCAAACTACAACTCCCTTACCAGCTACTTTAGCCGAATTGTTTACCGCGGAGGGCTGCGCATGGAAGAGACCGGGCTGCACCTCAATGGAGAATCGATTGATGAGTTTGGCATAGCTTTTGGGTTAGGACTACCAGCAGGAAGGATGTTGACCAACATTAATCTGGGATTTGAGTATGGACAGCGCGGTACAACAAGCAACGGATTGATCCAGGAAAACTTTTTTAATGCCATGATAAGCCTCTCGTTAAGTGACAGGTGGTTTATCAAAAGAAGATTCGAATAA
- the lptC gene encoding LPS export ABC transporter periplasmic protein LptC, which yields MKFTYRIFFRGIVTTLVVTMLFSCEGNLKGVRQMEIPEDAPQSIGVGINMKYVDSGKVVATLRSETMRDFSNKEFPYREFPDGVIVEFFDDQRQKNTVTANYGIVYNETGLIDLQGDVVVVTSDSTKLTADQLYWDQARNWVFTDHPNTIRFKNGAINEGQGFDSNQEFTNFRSRSNVGVQILEEDKQ from the coding sequence ATGAAATTTACATACAGGATATTTTTTAGAGGCATTGTCACAACCCTGGTTGTGACAATGCTTTTTTCTTGTGAAGGCAATTTGAAAGGCGTTAGGCAAATGGAGATCCCCGAAGACGCCCCTCAATCTATTGGCGTGGGGATTAATATGAAATATGTAGATTCCGGAAAAGTGGTGGCTACCTTAAGAAGTGAAACCATGAGGGATTTTTCAAACAAGGAGTTCCCCTACAGGGAATTTCCCGACGGGGTTATAGTCGAATTTTTTGATGACCAGCGACAAAAGAATACCGTCACTGCCAATTACGGGATAGTTTACAATGAGACCGGGCTCATAGACCTGCAGGGCGATGTGGTGGTGGTTACCAGTGACAGCACAAAACTCACTGCCGATCAGCTCTACTGGGACCAGGCAAGGAACTGGGTCTTTACAGATCATCCCAACACCATCCGGTTTAAAAATGGAGCCATCAATGAAGGTCAGGGTTTTGATAGCAACCAGGAATTCACTAATTTCCGTTCAAGATCTAATGTTGGGGTGCAAATTTTAGAAGAAGATAAACAATGA
- a CDS encoding hemolysin family protein — translation MAYEIIIILCSLLLSAFFSGMEIAYVSANKIHVEIEKKQNDFLAKILTRLTRKPSKFIATMLVGNNIALVIYGFFMGDLLMSWLAPENFSNEIVVYLLTDLSLLTQTIISTLIILLTAEFLPKVFFQIYANFFLKFFAVPAYLFYLLFSFISSFVIWVSDLVLKRFFKTQGDEVQLAFTKVELGNYISEQMDKIEHDQEVDSEIQIFQNALEFSEVKSREVMIPRTEIVAVDITTDPRELVETFTATGLSKILVYKENIDDIIGYIHSFELFKKPPTIKSILLPVVFVPETMLVKDVLNILIKKRKSIAVVIDEYGGTSGMMTVEDIVEELFGEIEDEHDPVILIEEKLEEDKYLFAARLEVDYLNENYKLDIPIGENYETLGGYILDHTEEIPPKDGVVEIDNFTFHIREVSNTRIELVEVIVNSND, via the coding sequence ATGGCCTACGAGATCATTATTATTTTATGCTCCCTGCTGCTTTCGGCGTTCTTTTCGGGCATGGAGATCGCTTATGTGTCTGCAAACAAGATACATGTGGAGATCGAAAAGAAGCAGAATGATTTCCTGGCTAAGATTCTCACCCGCCTTACCCGTAAACCTTCAAAATTTATCGCCACCATGCTGGTGGGTAATAATATTGCCCTGGTCATTTATGGTTTTTTTATGGGCGATCTCTTGATGAGCTGGCTGGCACCCGAAAATTTCAGCAATGAAATTGTAGTTTATCTGCTTACAGATCTCAGCCTCCTTACTCAAACCATTATTTCCACACTTATAATTCTGCTTACTGCGGAATTTTTACCCAAGGTTTTCTTTCAGATCTATGCCAATTTTTTCCTGAAGTTCTTTGCGGTACCTGCTTATTTGTTCTACCTGCTGTTCAGTTTTATTTCTTCTTTCGTGATTTGGGTTTCAGATCTTGTTTTAAAAAGGTTCTTTAAGACCCAGGGGGATGAAGTGCAACTGGCTTTTACCAAAGTAGAGCTCGGGAACTATATTTCTGAACAAATGGACAAAATAGAACACGACCAGGAGGTAGATTCCGAAATTCAGATCTTTCAGAATGCTCTCGAGTTTTCCGAAGTAAAGTCGAGGGAAGTGATGATTCCGCGTACCGAGATTGTGGCGGTAGACATCACTACCGATCCGCGGGAACTGGTGGAGACCTTCACGGCAACCGGCTTGTCAAAGATCCTGGTGTACAAGGAAAATATAGACGATATCATTGGCTACATCCACTCTTTTGAGCTCTTTAAAAAGCCGCCTACCATTAAATCTATATTGCTGCCCGTGGTCTTTGTGCCCGAAACCATGCTGGTAAAAGACGTTTTGAATATCCTTATCAAAAAAAGGAAAAGTATTGCTGTAGTAATTGATGAATATGGCGGTACCAGCGGGATGATGACAGTAGAGGATATCGTGGAAGAGCTGTTTGGGGAGATAGAAGATGAACATGATCCCGTGATCCTTATAGAAGAAAAGCTTGAGGAAGATAAATACCTTTTTGCGGCCCGCCTGGAAGTAGATTATCTCAATGAAAATTACAAGCTCGATATCCCCATTGGCGAGAACTATGAAACCCTGGGCGGCTATATTTTAGATCACACCGAAGAAATTCCTCCTAAAGACGGGGTGGTTGAAATTGACAATTTTACTTTTCATATCAGGGAAGTGTCCAATACCAGGATTGAGCTTGTAGAGGTGATTGTGAATTCAAACGATTAA
- a CDS encoding peptidylprolyl isomerase: MAVLNSIRQRSVFLIVIIALALFSFVLADVIRNGGMSSQKSQNTIATINGEDIEREQFARQVESFQRNMGQNATTSQAVNQVWEMNVRRTLMQEQFEELGIRVEEAQVKEMMRRELANNPNFTNEAGVFDEAKLREYVATLKSTSPQAYQQWLDFETSLAETAREQIYLNLVRAGVGATLLEGEQAYRFASDNVDMEFVYVPYTTVEDSQVEISKDEIRDYVKAHPGQFKTEPTRDIQYVLYEETASVEDEAEVKSELLGLLNDKVEFNSATNTSDTVEGFATTRNWEELVNERSDEKFQDRFVFKDQLPAEHADSLFNLNEGEVYGPFKYNGSYRLARVVETAQMADSAKARHILVAWQGSPVGGQVTRSKEQAQQLADSLANVVKNNNDKFAELASEFSADTSNKEDAGQLGWFGPGAMVPAFNDYVFNNNEGSVGVVETQFGYHVIHIQELTDKEKAVKLATVSRAIQPSEKTSNELFAEVTKFELAAKDGNFSDLAKESGKEVRPVKEIKQLEENIPGIGAQRRIVQWAFEEEVEVGDIRRFEVPSGYVVAQVTAANKGGLKSAEAASATVIPILQKQKKAEIIKSDISGSDLQAIAQNQGVQVNTANAVNRNSPTLPGVGSEPKIVGAAFGLESGETSSPLAGEKGVFVVKVLQKNDAPQMESYRPYAAREASARRISVNSEIYQALKESAEIEDNRARFY; the protein is encoded by the coding sequence ATGGCAGTATTAAATTCAATAAGGCAACGTTCGGTCTTCCTTATCGTGATCATTGCTTTGGCACTTTTCTCATTCGTGTTAGCCGATGTTATTCGCAACGGAGGAATGAGTTCTCAAAAATCCCAGAATACTATAGCTACGATTAATGGTGAGGATATTGAAAGGGAGCAGTTTGCCCGTCAGGTAGAATCCTTTCAGCGTAACATGGGGCAAAATGCAACTACCTCTCAGGCTGTAAATCAGGTTTGGGAAATGAATGTGCGTAGAACCCTTATGCAGGAGCAGTTTGAAGAGCTTGGTATTCGGGTGGAAGAAGCCCAGGTTAAGGAGATGATGAGAAGGGAACTTGCAAACAACCCTAATTTTACCAATGAAGCCGGTGTTTTTGATGAAGCTAAATTGAGAGAATATGTAGCTACGCTTAAATCTACTTCACCTCAGGCATACCAGCAATGGTTGGATTTTGAAACCAGTCTTGCTGAAACTGCCAGGGAGCAGATCTACCTTAACCTGGTAAGGGCCGGGGTAGGAGCCACGCTTCTTGAAGGTGAGCAGGCTTACAGGTTTGCCAGTGATAACGTAGATATGGAATTTGTTTACGTACCCTACACTACTGTTGAAGATTCACAGGTAGAGATCTCTAAAGACGAGATCAGGGATTACGTGAAAGCGCATCCGGGGCAGTTCAAGACTGAACCTACCCGCGACATCCAGTATGTGCTTTACGAAGAAACTGCTTCTGTTGAAGATGAGGCCGAAGTAAAATCTGAACTGCTTGGTCTTTTAAACGACAAGGTAGAATTCAATTCAGCTACCAATACCAGTGATACGGTTGAAGGTTTTGCAACTACAAGAAACTGGGAGGAATTAGTAAATGAAAGATCTGATGAGAAATTTCAGGACAGGTTTGTATTTAAAGATCAGTTACCTGCAGAGCATGCAGATTCTCTTTTCAACCTAAACGAAGGAGAAGTTTACGGGCCGTTTAAATACAATGGTTCTTACAGGCTTGCCAGAGTGGTAGAAACTGCTCAAATGGCCGATTCTGCAAAGGCAAGGCATATTCTTGTAGCATGGCAGGGTTCTCCGGTAGGAGGGCAGGTGACCAGGAGCAAAGAACAGGCACAGCAATTGGCCGATAGCCTTGCTAACGTGGTCAAAAACAACAACGATAAATTTGCGGAACTGGCTTCAGAATTCTCTGCCGATACTTCCAATAAAGAAGATGCGGGGCAACTTGGCTGGTTTGGGCCGGGAGCGATGGTTCCTGCTTTCAATGACTACGTTTTCAATAACAACGAAGGTTCAGTTGGAGTAGTAGAAACTCAGTTTGGGTACCACGTGATCCATATTCAGGAGTTGACCGATAAGGAAAAGGCGGTAAAGCTTGCTACTGTTTCAAGAGCGATCCAGCCTTCAGAAAAAACTTCCAACGAGCTTTTTGCTGAAGTGACAAAATTTGAGCTTGCGGCAAAAGATGGCAACTTCAGCGACCTTGCAAAAGAAAGCGGAAAAGAAGTTAGGCCGGTAAAAGAAATTAAGCAACTTGAAGAGAATATTCCCGGGATTGGTGCACAGCGAAGAATTGTGCAGTGGGCCTTTGAAGAGGAAGTTGAAGTTGGGGATATAAGAAGGTTTGAAGTTCCTTCAGGTTATGTGGTGGCACAGGTGACTGCGGCAAACAAAGGCGGCCTTAAATCGGCTGAAGCTGCGTCTGCAACCGTGATTCCAATCCTTCAGAAGCAAAAGAAAGCTGAGATCATTAAATCTGACATCAGCGGAAGTGATCTTCAGGCTATCGCGCAAAATCAGGGCGTACAGGTGAATACCGCAAATGCGGTTAACCGAAACAGTCCAACGCTTCCGGGTGTTGGCAGTGAGCCAAAAATTGTGGGTGCTGCTTTTGGACTTGAAAGCGGTGAAACCAGCAGTCCTTTAGCGGGTGAAAAAGGTGTGTTTGTAGTGAAAGTGCTCCAAAAGAACGATGCCCCTCAAATGGAATCTTACCGTCCTTATGCGGCAAGAGAAGCCTCTGCGCGCCGTATCTCTGTGAATTCCGAAATTTACCAGGCTCTTAAAGAATCTGCCGAAATTGAAGATAACCGCGCGAGATTCTATTAA